A genomic segment from Spongiibacter sp. IMCC21906 encodes:
- a CDS encoding acetyl-CoA C-acetyltransferase, which yields MNEAWIIDACRTPRGVGKPGKGALSGIHPQHLGATVLKALAERNKLNTAEVDDIVWGTSSQRGEQSGDLGRMAALQAGYDVRSSAVTLDRFCGSGITAVNIAAANIASGFEDLVIAGGTEMMSNYGHAGNDMPAFMDNGNMVLREMHPQPHQGVCADAIASLEGIDRRALDELAAVSQERAANAIANGYFDKSLIPVYRQDGSLALDKEEFPRPGTTADALAELNPSFAKLANIPLDEEGTTYASLISKAYPDLKVEHVHHGGNSSGVVDGAAAMLLASPDYAKKHGMKPRARIVAMANMGDSPTLMLNAPVPATKKVLAKAGLSIDDIDLFEINEAFAVVAEKYIRDLKLDRNKVNVNGGAMALGHPIGCTGVMLINTLLDELERRDLKRGLVTMCAAGGMAPAIIIERI from the coding sequence ATGAATGAAGCGTGGATTATTGATGCATGCCGCACTCCCCGGGGTGTTGGCAAACCGGGCAAGGGTGCACTGTCGGGAATTCATCCCCAGCACTTGGGGGCAACCGTATTAAAAGCTCTTGCTGAACGTAATAAACTGAACACGGCTGAAGTAGACGATATTGTCTGGGGCACGAGCTCCCAGCGTGGGGAGCAAAGTGGTGACCTTGGTCGCATGGCCGCCCTTCAGGCAGGTTATGATGTCCGCAGCAGTGCTGTCACTCTGGATCGCTTTTGCGGCTCTGGTATTACGGCGGTCAATATTGCTGCAGCGAATATTGCCTCAGGTTTTGAAGATTTGGTTATTGCCGGTGGCACCGAAATGATGTCCAACTACGGCCATGCTGGTAACGATATGCCTGCCTTCATGGACAACGGCAATATGGTGCTGCGGGAGATGCATCCGCAGCCCCATCAGGGTGTGTGCGCTGATGCCATTGCCAGTCTGGAAGGCATTGACCGTAGAGCTCTGGACGAGTTGGCAGCCGTCAGCCAGGAGCGTGCAGCCAATGCGATTGCCAATGGCTACTTCGACAAAAGCTTGATTCCCGTCTACCGGCAGGACGGTAGTTTAGCCTTAGATAAAGAAGAGTTTCCCCGTCCCGGTACCACAGCGGATGCTCTGGCTGAATTGAATCCGTCTTTTGCTAAACTGGCCAATATCCCACTGGATGAGGAGGGCACCACTTACGCCAGCCTTATCAGCAAAGCCTACCCTGACCTTAAAGTGGAGCATGTTCACCACGGAGGCAACTCATCGGGTGTGGTAGATGGCGCGGCAGCAATGTTGCTGGCTTCTCCAGATTACGCTAAAAAGCACGGCATGAAGCCTCGTGCTCGAATCGTTGCCATGGCTAATATGGGTGACTCACCCACCTTGATGCTGAATGCTCCTGTGCCAGCGACTAAAAAGGTATTGGCCAAAGCGGGATTGAGCATAGACGATATCGACCTGTTTGAAATTAACGAAGCTTTTGCTGTAGTAGCAGAAAAATATATTCGTGATCTTAAACTGGATCGCAACAAGGTAAATGTAAACGGCGGTGCAATGGCGCTTGGTCACCCTATAGGTTGTACGGGTGTCATGCTGATTAACACATTGCTAGATGAACTTGAGCGCCGTGATCTTAAACGAGGTCTAGTGACCATGTGTGCTGCCGGCGGTATGGCGCCAGCCATTATTATTGAGCGAATCTGA
- a CDS encoding acyl-CoA dehydrogenase family protein encodes MKRHADTLFNDIFIPEETLLIRKEAREFADDVIRPVAHQLNTTPESKDSFAREQFDAMAAAGLYEIPYPADVGGRGLEFPTLATMTVLEELGYYSPSLASAFYDGQAILVGKTLDNAQASIRDSFLPKLIRGEFVGCFATSEPAASTDLSVNSIETLAEKVDGGYRINGVKRWITNSPAGDLILTLCKTEDSLTMLLVDMNQDGVSVSDPDLKMGNHVQLTADVSFNNAFVSDDRVVGNVGSGLRTAIQALVQGRMGIGAIGCAMAQAAFDFATDYMGQRKVFGRELAKFQHWQYKFADYALQIESARNLTQKAALLYDRLGIADTEAAMAKLAGSRVACDIARDAIQVCGAYGFVKTLSGPQKHFPLEAIYRDSKIGEIYEGANEIQSWVIARRIFGREMTG; translated from the coding sequence CGAAGAAACACTCCTCATTCGTAAAGAAGCACGGGAGTTTGCCGACGATGTTATTCGCCCTGTCGCCCACCAGCTCAACACCACTCCTGAGTCCAAAGATAGCTTTGCTCGCGAGCAATTTGATGCCATGGCAGCAGCGGGCTTATATGAGATCCCCTATCCCGCAGATGTCGGCGGTAGAGGCTTGGAATTCCCTACGCTGGCGACAATGACAGTATTGGAAGAGCTGGGCTACTACTCGCCCAGCCTGGCCTCAGCTTTTTACGATGGCCAAGCCATTTTGGTAGGCAAAACACTGGATAATGCTCAGGCATCGATTCGAGACTCGTTTTTACCCAAGCTGATCCGCGGCGAGTTTGTTGGTTGCTTTGCCACCTCAGAACCCGCCGCCAGCACGGACTTGTCCGTTAACTCAATCGAAACTCTTGCCGAAAAAGTCGATGGCGGTTACCGCATCAACGGCGTTAAACGATGGATCACCAACTCACCCGCCGGCGATCTGATTTTAACCCTGTGCAAAACCGAAGACTCCCTTACCATGCTGCTGGTCGACATGAATCAGGACGGCGTTAGTGTCTCTGACCCGGACCTTAAAATGGGCAACCACGTTCAGCTCACCGCCGATGTTAGTTTCAACAACGCTTTCGTCAGCGATGACCGAGTAGTTGGCAATGTTGGCAGCGGTCTTCGCACTGCGATACAAGCCCTAGTGCAAGGGCGTATGGGAATTGGCGCCATTGGCTGCGCCATGGCGCAAGCCGCATTTGATTTTGCCACCGACTATATGGGCCAACGCAAAGTATTTGGCAGAGAACTGGCAAAGTTTCAACACTGGCAATACAAGTTTGCCGACTACGCCCTACAAATCGAATCCGCTCGAAACCTCACCCAAAAAGCGGCATTACTCTATGACCGTTTAGGAATTGCCGATACCGAAGCCGCCATGGCCAAATTGGCCGGTTCACGAGTCGCCTGCGATATTGCCCGAGACGCAATTCAGGTCTGCGGTGCCTACGGTTTTGTAAAAACCTTATCGGGTCCCCAAAAGCATTTCCCGCTGGAGGCAATTTATCGAGATTCTAAAATTGGAGAGATTTACGAAGGCGCTAACGAAATACAAAGCTGGGTTATTGCCCGACGTATTTTTGGTCGTGAAATGACGGGCTAA
- a CDS encoding enoyl-CoA hydratase/isomerase family protein: MSEYNTVTLEVNEQVATICLNRPENLNSFNREMRLELLAAVRSVAHDSAIRVLVLSGVGKAFSAGADLAAVVEPDQTVEEQLLEEYGPILRQIGDMDQTVIAAIPGVMAGIGAAFAMQCDLSVMADTGRMVMAFSNVGLVPDGGASWNLLRYLGYQRAFELIAEGGQLKAADCLAAGLVNRLVPAEEVLTSAQDWAKALAARPPIALRSAKKLLRAAATETYQQTLAAEANAQLACLASEDSQEAIVAFKEKRQPVFKGK, translated from the coding sequence ATGAGTGAGTACAACACCGTTACCTTAGAGGTAAACGAGCAAGTTGCCACCATTTGCTTGAATCGGCCGGAAAATCTTAATTCCTTTAATCGCGAGATGCGTCTTGAGCTGCTGGCCGCCGTGCGAAGCGTAGCCCACGATTCTGCCATTCGTGTATTGGTGTTGAGTGGTGTTGGTAAGGCGTTTTCTGCGGGGGCTGACCTTGCTGCGGTTGTTGAGCCCGATCAAACCGTAGAAGAGCAATTGCTGGAAGAATATGGCCCTATACTTCGTCAAATTGGCGATATGGATCAAACGGTAATTGCCGCTATTCCCGGTGTTATGGCGGGGATCGGTGCTGCTTTTGCTATGCAATGTGACCTGTCGGTTATGGCGGATACTGGTCGTATGGTTATGGCGTTCAGTAATGTCGGTCTGGTTCCTGATGGCGGTGCCAGCTGGAATTTACTGCGTTATTTGGGCTATCAGCGTGCCTTTGAACTGATTGCTGAAGGTGGGCAATTGAAGGCTGCAGATTGTCTTGCTGCGGGTTTGGTTAACCGGCTGGTTCCCGCAGAGGAGGTTTTGACATCTGCTCAAGACTGGGCAAAAGCCCTCGCGGCAAGACCGCCCATTGCCTTGCGTAGCGCCAAAAAACTGTTGCGGGCAGCGGCGACGGAAACCTATCAGCAAACGCTTGCTGCTGAGGCAAACGCTCAGCTAGCCTGCCTGGCCAGCGAAGATTCTCAGGAAGCGATTGTCGCATTTAAAGAAAAACGTCAGCCGGTATTTAAGGGTAAGTAG
- the mce gene encoding methylmalonyl-CoA epimerase: MITALDHIAIAVPDLDKAIKRFMEDFGLPFEGVEEVASAKTSTAFFPLPPTSIELVHPLNGEGPIAKYLEKKPGGLHHLCFRSDDIDADVEHLRAKGYQFLSDAPTLGAHNCKVIFIHPKSCDGVLIELSQPSA; the protein is encoded by the coding sequence ATGATTACCGCGCTTGATCATATCGCCATTGCCGTACCGGATTTGGATAAAGCCATCAAACGCTTTATGGAAGACTTTGGTCTGCCCTTTGAGGGTGTTGAGGAAGTGGCGAGTGCAAAAACCTCTACCGCTTTTTTTCCTCTACCGCCGACCAGCATCGAATTGGTTCATCCCCTTAATGGTGAAGGCCCCATTGCTAAATATTTAGAGAAAAAGCCGGGTGGTCTTCATCACCTGTGTTTTAGAAGTGACGATATCGATGCAGATGTTGAACACTTGCGCGCTAAGGGGTATCAGTTTTTATCAGATGCCCCCACCTTGGGCGCCCATAACTGTAAGGTGATTTTTATTCATCCTAAATCCTGTGATGGCGTATTGATTGAGTTGAGTCAACCTTCAGCGTAA
- a CDS encoding TonB-dependent receptor, whose product MKFLSFPIMLAALSANAQKNNPVEEVVVTGTKRDQALQDVPSSVNVLTESDIAEAGIKRPKDFLATVPNVTFIEDNAGEVYVNIRGQTAVRNSDPNVAVVIDGVPLVSLKAFNQDLFDIQQIEVLKGPQSAVYGRNAAAGAIVITTKQPGDETEGSMSAGMGNFGSSRMSVGLSGPFSDELKFALSAATRETDGPFTNQLTGEKVQRYKTSLGRLRLFYNPNDDTSVNFRLAAHDSKGGGTAYNGQFAGVPIGGVPVPALDANLMLPFVSNVAGFSEEEMLDMALDVERQLDFGSIRSITSLNSFDQTFGGDGVPYIADSGAEGALTQMYTYDDEVFSQEFRVSSNADGRIQWMAGVYFLQFKRDQISELNQDVNGTLLRTRGVDGPDTIAPTASYTNSEFETTNYAVFANMQMDLSDRLTLELAGRYDVEKREVTEKAPEAFNLCVQAFSTPLSACNDSTTFRNFSPKASLIYLAGDDLTLYANYGKGYKSGGYNPLGSRQALITAGAGAGVDESDIFVQDQFEEEVSESFELGAKGKFFDQRLSVNIGIFHTVVEGAQQFEFFPSAGLQTVTSIDEVELKGFDVDFTALLPSEYEVFGGYGFTDGEVTEFAANPSFEGNTAPGSVKTTATLGVTKTFELSNGLSLTPRLEVTRYGSIWWDVANTPGTERDPVTIVDGRLTLAEGAQWEVALWGKNLTDEEYYQEVVPLLGVLSVNYRAPTRSYGVDFTYHF is encoded by the coding sequence ATGAAGTTTTTATCCTTTCCGATAATGCTTGCGGCATTATCAGCAAATGCACAAAAAAATAATCCTGTAGAAGAGGTTGTTGTTACTGGTACAAAGCGTGATCAGGCGCTGCAGGATGTCCCCTCATCAGTAAACGTATTAACTGAGTCAGATATTGCGGAAGCCGGTATTAAACGGCCCAAGGATTTTTTGGCAACGGTACCGAATGTTACCTTTATTGAAGATAATGCGGGCGAGGTTTATGTCAATATACGTGGGCAAACCGCTGTGCGGAACTCTGACCCGAATGTGGCCGTGGTTATTGATGGCGTGCCCCTGGTCAGCTTAAAAGCATTCAACCAGGATTTATTTGATATTCAACAAATTGAAGTTTTAAAAGGCCCGCAGAGTGCGGTGTATGGCCGTAATGCAGCGGCGGGTGCCATTGTTATTACCACAAAGCAACCAGGTGACGAAACCGAAGGTTCGATGTCTGCTGGTATGGGTAATTTTGGTAGTAGCCGGATGTCAGTTGGCTTAAGCGGTCCATTTAGTGATGAGCTAAAGTTTGCCTTGTCTGCGGCAACACGGGAAACCGATGGCCCTTTTACCAATCAACTGACCGGCGAAAAAGTGCAGCGTTATAAAACTTCGCTGGGGCGCTTGCGGCTTTTTTATAACCCTAATGATGATACAAGTGTTAATTTTCGCTTAGCTGCCCATGACTCAAAAGGGGGTGGCACAGCCTATAACGGACAATTTGCCGGTGTGCCCATCGGCGGTGTACCGGTGCCAGCACTGGATGCCAATTTAATGTTACCGTTTGTATCTAACGTCGCTGGCTTCTCTGAAGAAGAAATGCTTGATATGGCGCTGGATGTAGAAAGGCAGCTCGATTTTGGCAGCATTCGCTCCATCACGAGCCTGAATAGCTTTGACCAAACCTTTGGTGGCGATGGCGTGCCTTATATTGCCGATAGTGGTGCAGAGGGCGCTCTTACCCAGATGTATACCTATGATGATGAGGTTTTTTCGCAGGAGTTCAGAGTTTCATCAAATGCCGATGGCCGTATTCAGTGGATGGCTGGTGTCTATTTTCTGCAGTTTAAGCGTGATCAGATCAGTGAATTAAACCAGGACGTTAATGGCACCCTGTTGCGGACCCGCGGTGTTGACGGCCCGGATACGATTGCACCCACGGCAAGCTACACGAACAGCGAATTTGAAACCACGAATTATGCTGTGTTTGCCAATATGCAAATGGATTTGAGCGACAGGCTGACACTGGAACTCGCAGGCCGATATGATGTTGAAAAGCGCGAGGTAACAGAAAAAGCACCTGAAGCATTCAACTTGTGTGTTCAGGCTTTTTCAACGCCCTTATCAGCGTGTAACGATTCCACAACCTTTAGAAATTTTTCGCCCAAAGCCTCACTCATTTATTTGGCAGGTGACGACCTGACACTTTATGCAAATTACGGTAAAGGCTATAAGAGTGGTGGCTATAACCCACTTGGGAGTAGACAGGCACTGATTACGGCTGGCGCTGGTGCCGGTGTCGATGAAAGTGACATCTTTGTTCAAGACCAGTTCGAGGAAGAGGTTTCAGAGTCTTTTGAGTTAGGCGCAAAAGGCAAATTCTTTGATCAACGCTTGAGTGTCAATATTGGTATTTTCCATACGGTGGTTGAAGGGGCTCAACAGTTTGAGTTTTTCCCATCAGCCGGTTTGCAAACCGTGACGTCTATTGATGAAGTGGAGCTAAAAGGCTTTGATGTCGACTTTACTGCATTGCTGCCATCTGAATATGAGGTATTTGGTGGTTATGGCTTTACCGATGGCGAAGTGACGGAGTTTGCTGCCAACCCCAGTTTTGAAGGTAATACCGCGCCAGGTTCTGTTAAAACCACCGCTACCCTGGGCGTGACAAAAACCTTTGAACTGAGCAACGGTCTGTCGTTAACCCCCCGTCTTGAAGTCACTCGTTATGGTTCAATTTGGTGGGATGTTGCCAATACCCCAGGTACTGAGCGCGACCCGGTGACTATCGTCGATGGTCGTTTAACCTTGGCAGAAGGGGCTCAATGGGAGGTGGCATTGTGGGGTAAAAACCTGACAGATGAAGAATATTATCAGGAGGTGGTACCGCTGCTTGGTGTCTTGTCAGTCAATTACCGCGCTCCAACACGTAGTTACGGTGTCGATTTTACCTACCATTTTTAA
- a CDS encoding SDR family NAD(P)-dependent oxidoreductase has translation MDIQDKVAVVTGGASGLGEATVRAYVAKGGKVAIFDMNEERGSAIVAELGADKVAFFNVNVADEASVQAAIDGVMAKFGAIHICNNFAGIGSAVKTLSKNGPFPLAEYSKIINVNLVGTFNVARLAAEQMAKNEAYDGANARGVIINTASVAAYEGQVGQLAYSASKGGVVGMTLPMARDLASYGIRVNTLVPGLIHTPLFETIPEAAYKSLEQSVVNPQRLGRPEEIAHVSVMIAENEYMNGECIRLDGAIRMQPR, from the coding sequence ATGGATATTCAAGATAAAGTTGCCGTTGTCACCGGTGGAGCATCAGGTTTAGGTGAAGCGACGGTGCGTGCCTATGTTGCAAAGGGTGGCAAGGTCGCTATTTTTGATATGAACGAAGAGCGAGGCAGCGCCATTGTTGCGGAGCTTGGTGCGGACAAAGTCGCGTTTTTCAATGTGAATGTGGCGGATGAAGCGTCTGTGCAAGCGGCAATTGACGGTGTAATGGCCAAGTTTGGTGCCATTCATATTTGTAATAACTTTGCAGGTATTGGCAGCGCAGTGAAGACGCTGAGCAAAAATGGTCCCTTTCCATTGGCAGAATACAGCAAAATTATTAATGTGAACTTGGTGGGGACGTTTAACGTTGCCCGTTTAGCCGCCGAACAAATGGCGAAAAACGAAGCTTATGATGGTGCAAATGCCCGCGGTGTGATTATCAACACGGCATCTGTTGCTGCATATGAAGGTCAGGTGGGGCAGCTGGCTTACAGCGCATCTAAAGGTGGCGTGGTGGGTATGACTCTGCCGATGGCGCGGGACTTGGCATCGTATGGCATTCGAGTGAATACCCTCGTTCCTGGTCTGATTCATACGCCTTTGTTTGAAACTATTCCAGAAGCTGCCTACAAATCCTTAGAACAAAGCGTTGTGAATCCTCAACGTCTGGGCCGCCCTGAAGAGATCGCCCATGTATCGGTAATGATTGCTGAAAACGAATATATGAATGGCGAATGTATTCGTTTAGATGGCGCGATTCGCATGCAACCTCGATAA
- a CDS encoding crotonase/enoyl-CoA hydratase family protein: MSDVLVTVEDGVMVITINRPKAKNSINKAVAIEIAAAMEELDSNENIRAAILTGADNTFCAGMDLKAFVSGEMPMVKGRGFAGLCEQPPKKPLIAAVEGYALAGGCELALSCDLVVVANNAKFGIPEAKRGLAAAAGGLMRLPRQIPSRVAMEMALIGDFIDAQRAYELGLVNRIVDAGQALAGAKDMAKAIAANGPMAVMASKQVIVESQDWSSDEMFKKQAAIIDPVFASEDAIEGSKAFAEKRAPNWKGK, translated from the coding sequence ATGAGCGATGTGTTGGTCACTGTTGAAGACGGAGTCATGGTTATCACCATTAACCGTCCCAAAGCAAAAAACTCCATTAATAAAGCTGTAGCAATAGAGATTGCGGCAGCAATGGAGGAACTGGATAGTAATGAGAATATTCGAGCGGCGATTTTAACGGGTGCCGACAACACTTTTTGTGCAGGCATGGACTTGAAGGCGTTTGTCAGTGGTGAAATGCCCATGGTTAAAGGTCGAGGCTTTGCGGGTTTGTGTGAACAGCCACCCAAAAAACCATTAATTGCTGCAGTAGAAGGCTATGCATTGGCAGGAGGCTGTGAGCTGGCATTGAGCTGCGATTTAGTGGTGGTAGCAAACAATGCCAAGTTTGGTATTCCAGAAGCCAAGCGAGGCTTGGCAGCCGCCGCTGGTGGTTTGATGCGCTTACCGCGTCAAATCCCATCCCGGGTCGCAATGGAAATGGCCTTGATAGGGGACTTTATCGACGCTCAACGAGCTTATGAGCTGGGCTTGGTAAATCGCATCGTGGATGCTGGCCAAGCATTGGCGGGTGCGAAGGACATGGCAAAAGCGATTGCGGCCAATGGCCCGATGGCGGTTATGGCCTCCAAGCAGGTAATTGTTGAATCCCAAGACTGGTCCAGCGATGAGATGTTTAAAAAGCAGGCCGCGATTATCGATCCGGTGTTTGCCAGTGAAGATGCCATTGAAGGCTCCAAGGCTTTCGCAGAGAAACGCGCCCCAAACTGGAAAGGCAAGTAA
- a CDS encoding AraC family transcriptional regulator, protein MHAPTVSIYFVNAALASLREQPETFLRLIEQNHIPKELLKNDSARVPGVDFSNLLRDIMLETKDEQMGLGPSPLPLGSWATLAQLSIAANNLGEAIRRLARFYRLLPLGIDTRLDVSGDVASFKMIKTADHPFPDYVFESFLFYVSRFSNWLINKLIPLISVDFCFSETPHRSEYRNLFITSNVNFNCECSQFNFPRRYLNEPIRQDNYSLAKFLEHSNLSMVAQRTQHKNWRTKVQQQLILKLDQNPSVNDIAQNLGVHPHTLRSHLRREGVQFKDIKDQLRCEIAIDLLRKQGCSVAETAIKIGFSETSAFTRAFKKWMGVTPIMYKQFNN, encoded by the coding sequence ATGCATGCGCCAACAGTCTCCATCTATTTTGTCAATGCCGCATTGGCCTCACTACGGGAGCAACCGGAGACCTTTCTGCGTTTAATTGAGCAAAATCACATTCCCAAAGAACTGCTAAAAAATGACTCTGCCCGGGTACCCGGTGTCGACTTCTCCAATTTACTGCGAGACATCATGCTCGAAACCAAGGACGAGCAAATGGGCCTTGGCCCCTCACCACTGCCATTAGGCAGCTGGGCAACACTGGCCCAATTGAGTATCGCCGCTAACAATCTAGGTGAAGCCATAAGGCGCTTGGCCCGTTTTTACCGCCTGCTTCCTTTGGGTATTGATACTCGCCTGGATGTATCGGGCGATGTTGCCAGTTTCAAAATGATAAAAACGGCGGACCACCCTTTTCCGGATTACGTTTTCGAATCCTTTCTCTTTTATGTATCCCGGTTCAGCAACTGGCTTATCAACAAACTGATACCACTCATATCGGTTGATTTTTGCTTTTCAGAAACGCCGCATCGCAGTGAGTACCGCAACTTGTTCATCACCAGCAACGTTAATTTTAACTGCGAGTGCAGTCAGTTTAACTTTCCCCGCCGCTACCTCAATGAGCCCATACGTCAAGACAACTACAGCTTGGCGAAGTTTTTAGAACACAGCAATTTGTCCATGGTGGCCCAACGCACACAACACAAAAACTGGCGAACCAAAGTACAACAGCAACTGATTTTAAAACTGGATCAAAACCCCAGCGTCAACGACATCGCTCAAAATCTTGGCGTACACCCTCACACACTCCGCAGCCATCTCCGCCGAGAAGGCGTACAATTCAAAGATATAAAAGATCAATTACGTTGTGAAATCGCCATTGATCTTCTGCGCAAGCAAGGCTGCAGCGTAGCGGAAACCGCTATTAAAATAGGCTTTTCTGAAACCAGCGCCTTCACCCGTGCGTTTAAAAAATGGATGGGTGTCACACCCATTATGTATAAACAATTTAACAATTGA